The sequence tttttttctttgttgatgTGTTATCTTTccataacaaacaaaaaaatgtttccACATATGGATGGGAAGACAATTGTGTTATTGTAGCGTTGATTTATCAACTTCAACATGCCGCAGCCTAAAACTAAATCATCCAAGGAGGTAAAAAGGCTGAAAGAGATAAATATGCATTtgttatatatgttttgttctCAATGATTTTCCATATcagttttataataatatatccaACAATTTATACGAACTGCAAAGGGAAATCAAAGAGAGCATAGAAAGAACATAAAAGAAGAATCggtaaaaaaatagtaaaaagtaaaaacaaataaGTCAAAGTCTCTGATGGAGATTTCTATCATCAACGCCTGTGCGTTCGATCACAAAACTCCTCTTCGATAGCTTCCGTGACAACACACCGTGACGCCTCCATCAAGTCAGGGCTAAGCCTAAACATGAGCACACAAAACTCCATCTGGTTCAACGCACCGTCTCGATCGAAATCCCCTTCGTCGATCATACACCTTACATCGTCATCCGTCAAGTCTCCGAGCCCAAGAACGGCCGACGCGTTTCGCCGTAAGCTCTCGAAAGTGATGACACCTCTGTCTCTGTCCATGAGTAGCTCGAACCCTTTGCAGAGCTCGTCGATGAGACCTTCTCCTCCGAGTTTTCCGGCCATCGCCGGGAAGAAGTCGTGGAAAGTGGGGTCTTGGTTTTGCTGGGTGGGTCTGGTTGAGGATTTAGGAGACGCcattagagagagaaagtgatgATTTTGAGAGATGGGTGTTGTGTTGGTGAATGGTGaggttgttgatgatgatgatatgagattgatttttttatatatataggaagGGAGAGAAGTTTGGGAGTTCCGAGAAGGAACATCCATGGAAGACAACTAAGCTACAGGTAAGGGGCGAAGGAACATCCaattgttttggtttggtttcttcTTGGAAGGTCACTTTAAGGGTATAAACGTCTTTTACTTGAAGATGGGACTGTTCACACGGGATGTATGTGAAGGTCACTTTAAGGGTAGTCTCGACAGGTTTGAATGTGAAGGTTCTGTCTTTCTTAGAAACTCGTTAGGCAAGTGACATTTAGATTCCATTGACGAAGGAAAGTTTttgaaaactatattaaaacttttttagcACTTTCTTCTAGTTTGAACCAGACTGAAAGATACACATAGATTTGGGCGATTGTAAAGGTTAGCGCGTTATGTTTTCATTTGGTCTTTTGACCTCTAGAGATGGGCACTCTTTGTTTTCTAATTcgtttttgatttgatttggtaTAATAACTTAAAAGTGTGTCGGATTTATATCTTAACAGAAGTCCGTCAAATCTACCTACTTCTTAATTACATACCATAACATTACTAAAAACTATCATACCATAACATTACTAAAAAACTATAGAATTTGAAAGTTCAACACATTTTTGGGTTATCTTGATGGTTTTAACAGTATAACATTCGTTAGTTAAACAAGTTTACCCATCCCATTCCGTTTCGTACCGCGGCGGGTTAGTCGTCGAGCGGATCACAGCGGACCTGTCCTGCGCGGACTGCGGTCTTTAAAATGTGGGCCCAAACCCATACCGCAAGATATATAGACCTTCGCGGGCCGTTCCGTGGGACGCCTCTTTATCAAAACGTCTGCTACAGCTTCTTTCATGAATGTTTAAGTAGAAAAGTTGTGTAAGAGAGTTGAAGAGAGCTCATTAAGCTTCACTAAAGCCTTAGCAAAATCAATGCCACAAAGCTCTGTTTGTGCTTGCGTTCTTGAGTTAAAATTCTTCTTTTGTTATTAGCATAAGCTTTTGTTAAGTTTGAATCTGATTGAGTTGTTGTCTTTATAATAATTTGGCTCAAGTGTTGTATGTCTTCATCAAACCatctctttttttaattatttggattgCAAAAAAATTCGTGAATCACTTTGTCAAATTATAGAAGTGACGTGATATACAGCTAATTTTTCTCCTAAACAACACCATTGtaaccaaatttaatttaagaaaaacaccacaatactgaaaacaaaaccaatcaaCCTAAACAAGAAATATCACATTGTAATAAAGCAATTCATAGTTGTatgtaataaaaagagaaaaccaaatcaaaacaccACCCGAGCTCGAATCATCATCGTTGGAGCTGGAGTCGCCGGCGCTCGAATCATCATCGTCGAAACTCCTTATGTTTTATGGGGGAAAAGTCACAAGAATCGTTTTCTTCTCACTCTCTTTCTCGTTTTTTTCaggtaaaataagaaaaattcaCCAAAAATGCGGATCCATGTAATCCTGCATGACCCGTTTCGGCCCATCCCGCAAAGACCCAATCTCGCAAATACCAGTCCCACGAAACCCGCAAATTTACGGGTCTAGAAAACCTCGTTCCAAATACCGTTCCGCACAGGCCTTTACGACCAGGTATGCGGTCCAGATCCATGATTGCAATCTCTATGTAGCACGCATAATTTGGTTATATAGACATCAACCATGTAAATATAAACTTTAATAAAGCTCATAACTAAACCATGTCATATACCAACATTTTTACCACTTCTTTTCGAGTTTTTTCTTGCCGATTTACCCTGCCATTTTAGTAGAAACAATACTTTTCACCATCACAGAGTATAATATGTAGGTGGGTCGTGGGTGACAAATATCTCGAAAGTAACACGTTCACAATTTCATAGTGACTTCTAGTGGACAAGggttttttcttaatttatatgGGTGCAATATGATTCTCTAATGATTCTTAATCCAGATTTTTGTCGCCTATTGGAAGACAATAATATGTTAACATCTTAATTGGAACTTATATATGGTGGACATTATATTCCACTTGGTCTGCCCGTTCTATTGCATgcctttgtttttttattattacacTCGAtaatcatccaaccaagtgtctTCCTCCTTCGCTAACCACTGCCATTATCCATACTTTACTCAATGTTTCAGCCCAATAATTGTTTCGTTTTTACTcgttataataaaattgaatgcATGAATTAATTAACCACTACGTAAAATGAATCGGATTCATAGAAGGAACACTGAATCTTGATCACTACCCGGTCAATTcattaattttagtttaattgtTTCGACCAACAAGATCAAGATCCAAATCAATTAGTAATATATTTTCCTTCAAATCTTTCAGGATCAAACAaatatgttattaaaaaaatcaatgtaTTATGTTTCCTACACTTAGACATTCAAAATACCAATGATTTGACTTGTCATATTACGGTCTCAAACTCTTATCCGTTCCTGATCAATAACTGGAAATGACCTATGGGTTGTAGGAGACGCAAAGGCTCTTATGATGGAAGTATATTGTGA comes from Brassica rapa cultivar Chiifu-401-42 chromosome A02, CAAS_Brap_v3.01, whole genome shotgun sequence and encodes:
- the LOC103851959 gene encoding calcium-binding protein PBP1-like translates to MDVPSRNSQTSLPSYIYKKINLISSSSTTSPFTNTTPISQNHHFLSLMASPKSSTRPTQQNQDPTFHDFFPAMAGKLGGEGLIDELCKGFELLMDRDRGVITFESLRRNASAVLGLGDLTDDDVRCMIDEGDFDRDGALNQMEFCVLMFRLSPDLMEASRCVVTEAIEEEFCDRTHRR